The Microbacterium natoriense genomic interval GTCGATCGTCGGGATGATCGTCGCGGTCGTCGGCGGAGCCATCGGCACGGTCGTGCTCGTGGTCTCGCTGCTCGCGAACCTCGCCGGTCCGGTCGATCCGACCATCCCCACAGACACGCCATCCACGACCTCCACCGAGTCGCCTACGACGGGAACGAGCGAGGAGCGGCAGTTCACAGCGGAAGAGCTCGGCGAGCGATTCGCGGCCACGTTGCGTTCCGCGGGAAACACGAGCTACGACGACATGCCTGACTTCTATCCGTGTGTGGGGCAGTTCCTATACGACTCCGAGTTGTCCGACGAGACTCTTCGCCTGATCACATCCGCCCAGGATCCACTCGAGTCCGAGCGCGACGCCGCTGAGCAGGTGATCACAGACGCAACACTGACCTGTGACCCGAATGGCGAGG includes:
- a CDS encoding DUF2510 domain-containing protein, translating into MQAGWYDDGSGRQRWWDGERWTDDFAPAQGGAPASAAPVTSAPAASGSVSPVLGFVGLGLAVLGTVLACVPAVFGVGVVVLLAGFVVSLVGLFRKGAVKWPSIVGMIVAVVGGAIGTVVLVVSLLANLAGPVDPTIPTDTPSTTSTESPTTGTSEERQFTAEELGERFAATLRSAGNTSYDDMPDFYPCVGQFLYDSELSDETLRLITSAQDPLESERDAAEQVITDATLTCDPNGEGAGG